A single Primulina eburnea isolate SZY01 chromosome 11, ASM2296580v1, whole genome shotgun sequence DNA region contains:
- the LOC140805988 gene encoding nascent polypeptide-associated complex subunit beta-like — translation MNVEKLMKMAGSVRTGGKGTVRRKKKAVHKTTTTDDKRLQSTLKRIGVNAIPGIEEVNIFKEDVVIQFLNPKVQASVAANTWVVSGTPQTKNLQDILPQIIHQLGPDNLENLKKLAEQFKKQAPTSGTGAPEDDGDEVPDLVEGETFEAAAEEGHTHAS, via the exons ATGAATGTGGAGAAACTAATGAAGATGGCTGGTTCAGTCAGGACCGGTGGGAAGGGTACTGTGAGAAG GAAGAAGAAGGCTGTTCACAAGACAACCACAACAGATGACAAGAGGCTACAAAGCACCTTGAAAAGAATAGGGGTGAATGCCATACCTGGAATCGAAGAAGTCAACATTTTCAAGGAGGATGTGGTTATCCAGTTCCTTAACCCAAAAG TTCAAGCTTCTGTTGCTGCAAACACTTGGGTTGTCAGTGGAACTCCCCAGACCAAGA ATTTGCAAGACATTCTTCCTCAAATTATTCACCAATTAG GTCCAGATAACTTGGAGAATTTGAAGAAATTAGCAGAACAGTTTAAAAAACAAGCTCCCACTTCTGGCACCGGAGCACCAGAAGACGATGGTGATGAGGTGCCAGATCTTGTTGAAGGTGAGACGTTTGAAGCAGCTGCAGAGGAAGGCCATACTCACGCTTCTTAG
- the LOC140805989 gene encoding uncharacterized protein isoform X1 → MARQSCKTTSDELWMIVNQRPLRFSKMEYALITGLDCSEDFPEVGETMQFRDRHFCGNENVYIEEVATKLMEMRKTPERTINLEKLKLACLYFGAAVLWPVRQKTVPQVDNMLLSLVEDLDLFNKYPWGTIAYNEVLKSIKRDLTSIKLKKKKKNEKIVEYGAFTLNGFVHPLQILAYECIPGIAKKFAKRRDRYNMILPRMCGWISNDWHVKSSPKYNEVVQASHECLNRMVISVLTPTELELHASYIANGHFSNSDPNLSHVLPLLSERQNVYCYADSSPENVDQPLEEQKSFEDMQSQRVDAHDKQSPPLRQEEDRPHTSTHIDPTAFVGEVPSVPNYFVQLRDYIDEKFTKLQAYVDERFTKIEEKLEEVSVQVKKQEKNPAETSRQPTSTLPEAKRQKMFDIKCVNEEVLPSEGSTSPQNGHSMIQPSKHILHTPQRFVVDEGASNAQPVGDANNNDDKKTYNNMLLTYVRVKRQIKKSSYLSSPFMELSETPPVLVSHQLGSCNGTFQPLQIAKSPKLTKALKEQIKTMKDTRQCLMAAYDKKWFNDLLLPRSWLGSSHINECMNGFLVLQKRYPHLVAQDIAIMGGYFSGLLGVVHSKAEKGMSHCHWDDLIQMAEGSSRKWKSLPWK, encoded by the exons ATGGCTAGACAGTCATGTAAGACTACTAGTGATGAGTTGTGGATGATTGTGAATCAAAGACCGTtgagattttcgaaaatggagTATGCACTTATAACTGGGCTTGATTGTTCAGAAGATTTTCCTGAAGTTGGAGAGACGATGCAATTTCGGGATAGACATTTTTGTGGAAATGAAAATGTATATATTGAGGAGGTGGCGACAAAGCTAATGGAAATGAGAAAAACACCTGAACGCACTATAAATTTGGAAAAATTGAAGTTAGCATGTTTGTACTTTGGTGCTGCTGTTCTGTGGCCAGTTCGACAAAAGACGGTTCCTCAAGTTGACAACATGCTTTTAAGTTTAGTGGaggatttggatttgtttaACAAATATCCTTGGGGTACGATAGCTTATAACGAAGTTCTTAAAAGTATAAAGCGAGATTTAACTTCAATcaaattgaagaaaaagaagaagaacgAAAAGATTGTCGAATATGGAGCGTTTACTTTGAACGGATTTGTTCATCCATTGCAA ATTCTTGCATATGAATGTATTCCTGGCATTGCAAAGAAGTTTGCTAAGCGAAGAGATAGATATAACATGATACTTCCGCGTATGTGTGGATGGATTTCAAATGATTGGCATGTGAAATCATCTCCAAAGTACAATGAAGTTGTTCAAGCATCACATGAGTGTTTAAATAGG ATGGTTATTAGCGTGTTGACACCTACAGAGTTGGAACTACATGCCTCATACATCGCAAATGGTCACTTTTCTAATTCAGATCCTAATTTATCGCATGTTCTGCCATTGTTGTCGGAGAGACAAAATGTATACTGCTATGCAGATAGCAGTCCCGAAAACGTTGATCAACCCTTAGAAGAGCAAAAATCTTTTGAAGATATGCAAAGCCAGAGAGTAGATGCACATGACAAACAATCACCTCCACTTCGTCAAGAAGAAGATCGACCACACACCTCCACACATATTGATCCGACTGCTTTTGTTGGAGAGGTTCCCAGTGTTCCAAATTATTTTGTCCAACTTCGAGATTATATAGATGAGAAGTTTACAAAATTGCAAGCATACGTGGATGAAAGATTTACTAAGATTGAGGAGAAGCTTGAAGAGGTATCTGTCCAGGTAAAAAAACAGGAAAAAAATCCAGCAGAGACATCACGTCAACCAACTAGTACACTTCCGGAAGCAAAGAGACAAAAGATGTTTGATATCAAATGTGTTAATGAAGAAGTCTTGCCATCAGAAG GTTCTACATCTCCTCAAAATGGACACTCCATGATCCAACCAAGCAAACATATATTGCACACTCCCCAACGATTCGTAGTTGATGAAGGAGCTTCCAATGCCCAGCCAGTTGGAGATGCAAACAATAATGATGATAAGAAAACTTACAATAACATGTTATTAACCTACGTCAGGGTTAAGAGGCAAATCAAGAAGTCATCGTACTTATCGTCGCCCTTCATGGAATTGTCAGAGACGCCCCCTGTATTAGTTAGCCATCAACTTGGATCATGTAATGGCACATTTCAACCACTTCAAATAGCAAAGTCACCGAAGCTAACTAAAGCTTTGAAGGAGCAAATTAAAACAATGAAAGACACTCGTCAATGCCTAATGGCCGCCTACGATAAGAAATGGTTTAATGATTTGCTCTTGCCTAGGTCATGGCTTGGATCTTCT CACATTAACGAATGCATGAATGGGTTTTTGGTTCTTCAAAAAAGGTATCCTCATTTAGTGGCACAAGACATTGCTATAATGGGTGGTTATTTTAGTGGACTTTTGGGTGTTGTCCATTCCAAAGCTGAAAAGGGTATGTCTCATTGTCATTGGGATGATTTGATTCAAATGGCTGAAGGATCAAGTAGAAAATGGAAATCATTGCCATGGAAATAA
- the LOC140805989 gene encoding uncharacterized protein isoform X4 → MARQSCKTTSDELWMIVNQRPLRFSKMEYALITGLDCSEDFPEVGETMQFRDRHFCGNENVYIEEVATKLMEMRKTPERTINLEKLKLACLYFGAAVLWPVRQKTVPQVDNMLLSLVEDLDLFNKYPWGTIAYNEVLKSIKRDLTSIKLKKKKKNEKIVEYGAFTLNGFVHPLQILAYECIPGIAKKFAKRRDRYNMILPRMCGWISNDWHVKSSPKYNEVVQASHECLNRMVISVLTPTELELHASYIANGHFSNSDPNLSHVLPLLSERQNVYCYADSSPENVDQPLEEQKSFEDMQSQRVDAHDKQSPPLRQEEDRPHTSTHIDPTAFVGEVPSVPNYFVQLRDYIDEKFTKLQAYVDERFTKIEEKLEEVSVQVKKQEKNPAETSRQPTSTLPEAKRQKMFDIKCVNEEVLPSEGSTSPQNGHSMIQPSKHILHTPQRFVVDEGASNAQPVGDANNNDDKKTYNNMLLTYVRVKRQIKKSSYLSSPFMELSETPPVLVSHQLGSCNGTFQPLQIAKSPKLTKALKEQIKTMKDTRQCLMAAYDKKWFNDLLLPRSWLGSS, encoded by the exons ATGGCTAGACAGTCATGTAAGACTACTAGTGATGAGTTGTGGATGATTGTGAATCAAAGACCGTtgagattttcgaaaatggagTATGCACTTATAACTGGGCTTGATTGTTCAGAAGATTTTCCTGAAGTTGGAGAGACGATGCAATTTCGGGATAGACATTTTTGTGGAAATGAAAATGTATATATTGAGGAGGTGGCGACAAAGCTAATGGAAATGAGAAAAACACCTGAACGCACTATAAATTTGGAAAAATTGAAGTTAGCATGTTTGTACTTTGGTGCTGCTGTTCTGTGGCCAGTTCGACAAAAGACGGTTCCTCAAGTTGACAACATGCTTTTAAGTTTAGTGGaggatttggatttgtttaACAAATATCCTTGGGGTACGATAGCTTATAACGAAGTTCTTAAAAGTATAAAGCGAGATTTAACTTCAATcaaattgaagaaaaagaagaagaacgAAAAGATTGTCGAATATGGAGCGTTTACTTTGAACGGATTTGTTCATCCATTGCAA ATTCTTGCATATGAATGTATTCCTGGCATTGCAAAGAAGTTTGCTAAGCGAAGAGATAGATATAACATGATACTTCCGCGTATGTGTGGATGGATTTCAAATGATTGGCATGTGAAATCATCTCCAAAGTACAATGAAGTTGTTCAAGCATCACATGAGTGTTTAAATAGG ATGGTTATTAGCGTGTTGACACCTACAGAGTTGGAACTACATGCCTCATACATCGCAAATGGTCACTTTTCTAATTCAGATCCTAATTTATCGCATGTTCTGCCATTGTTGTCGGAGAGACAAAATGTATACTGCTATGCAGATAGCAGTCCCGAAAACGTTGATCAACCCTTAGAAGAGCAAAAATCTTTTGAAGATATGCAAAGCCAGAGAGTAGATGCACATGACAAACAATCACCTCCACTTCGTCAAGAAGAAGATCGACCACACACCTCCACACATATTGATCCGACTGCTTTTGTTGGAGAGGTTCCCAGTGTTCCAAATTATTTTGTCCAACTTCGAGATTATATAGATGAGAAGTTTACAAAATTGCAAGCATACGTGGATGAAAGATTTACTAAGATTGAGGAGAAGCTTGAAGAGGTATCTGTCCAGGTAAAAAAACAGGAAAAAAATCCAGCAGAGACATCACGTCAACCAACTAGTACACTTCCGGAAGCAAAGAGACAAAAGATGTTTGATATCAAATGTGTTAATGAAGAAGTCTTGCCATCAGAAG GTTCTACATCTCCTCAAAATGGACACTCCATGATCCAACCAAGCAAACATATATTGCACACTCCCCAACGATTCGTAGTTGATGAAGGAGCTTCCAATGCCCAGCCAGTTGGAGATGCAAACAATAATGATGATAAGAAAACTTACAATAACATGTTATTAACCTACGTCAGGGTTAAGAGGCAAATCAAGAAGTCATCGTACTTATCGTCGCCCTTCATGGAATTGTCAGAGACGCCCCCTGTATTAGTTAGCCATCAACTTGGATCATGTAATGGCACATTTCAACCACTTCAAATAGCAAAGTCACCGAAGCTAACTAAAGCTTTGAAGGAGCAAATTAAAACAATGAAAGACACTCGTCAATGCCTAATGGCCGCCTACGATAAGAAATGGTTTAATGATTTGCTCTTGCCTAGGTCATGGCTTGGATCTTCT TAA
- the LOC140805989 gene encoding uncharacterized protein isoform X2 yields MARQSCKTTSDELWMIVNQRPLRFSKMEYALITGLDCSEDFPEVGETMQFRDRHFCGNENVYIEEVATKLMEMRKTPERTINLEKLKLACLYFGAAVLWPVRQKTVPQVDNMLLSLVEDLDLFNKYPWGTIAYNEVLKSIKRDLTSIKLKKKKKNEKIVEYGAFTLNGFVHPLQILAYECIPGIAKKFAKRRDRYNMILPRMCGWISNDWHVKSSPKYNEVVQASHECLNRMVISVLTPTELELHASYIANGHFSNSDPNLSHVLPLLSERQNVYCYADSSPENVDQPLEEQKSFEDMQSQRVDAHDKQSPPLRQEEDRPHTSTHIDPTAFVGEVPSVPNYFVQLRDYIDEKFTKLQAYVDERFTKIEEKLEEVSVQVKKQEKNPAETSRQPTSTLPEAKRQKMFDIKCVNEEVLPSEGSTSPQNGHSMIQPSKHILHTPQRFVVDEGASNAQPVGDANNNDDKKTYNNMLLTYVRVKRQIKKSSYLSSPFMELSETPPVLVSHQLGSCNGTFQPLQIAKSPKLTKALKEQIKTMKDTRQCLMAAYDKKWFNDLLLPRSWLGSSVSSFSGTRHCYNGWLF; encoded by the exons ATGGCTAGACAGTCATGTAAGACTACTAGTGATGAGTTGTGGATGATTGTGAATCAAAGACCGTtgagattttcgaaaatggagTATGCACTTATAACTGGGCTTGATTGTTCAGAAGATTTTCCTGAAGTTGGAGAGACGATGCAATTTCGGGATAGACATTTTTGTGGAAATGAAAATGTATATATTGAGGAGGTGGCGACAAAGCTAATGGAAATGAGAAAAACACCTGAACGCACTATAAATTTGGAAAAATTGAAGTTAGCATGTTTGTACTTTGGTGCTGCTGTTCTGTGGCCAGTTCGACAAAAGACGGTTCCTCAAGTTGACAACATGCTTTTAAGTTTAGTGGaggatttggatttgtttaACAAATATCCTTGGGGTACGATAGCTTATAACGAAGTTCTTAAAAGTATAAAGCGAGATTTAACTTCAATcaaattgaagaaaaagaagaagaacgAAAAGATTGTCGAATATGGAGCGTTTACTTTGAACGGATTTGTTCATCCATTGCAA ATTCTTGCATATGAATGTATTCCTGGCATTGCAAAGAAGTTTGCTAAGCGAAGAGATAGATATAACATGATACTTCCGCGTATGTGTGGATGGATTTCAAATGATTGGCATGTGAAATCATCTCCAAAGTACAATGAAGTTGTTCAAGCATCACATGAGTGTTTAAATAGG ATGGTTATTAGCGTGTTGACACCTACAGAGTTGGAACTACATGCCTCATACATCGCAAATGGTCACTTTTCTAATTCAGATCCTAATTTATCGCATGTTCTGCCATTGTTGTCGGAGAGACAAAATGTATACTGCTATGCAGATAGCAGTCCCGAAAACGTTGATCAACCCTTAGAAGAGCAAAAATCTTTTGAAGATATGCAAAGCCAGAGAGTAGATGCACATGACAAACAATCACCTCCACTTCGTCAAGAAGAAGATCGACCACACACCTCCACACATATTGATCCGACTGCTTTTGTTGGAGAGGTTCCCAGTGTTCCAAATTATTTTGTCCAACTTCGAGATTATATAGATGAGAAGTTTACAAAATTGCAAGCATACGTGGATGAAAGATTTACTAAGATTGAGGAGAAGCTTGAAGAGGTATCTGTCCAGGTAAAAAAACAGGAAAAAAATCCAGCAGAGACATCACGTCAACCAACTAGTACACTTCCGGAAGCAAAGAGACAAAAGATGTTTGATATCAAATGTGTTAATGAAGAAGTCTTGCCATCAGAAG GTTCTACATCTCCTCAAAATGGACACTCCATGATCCAACCAAGCAAACATATATTGCACACTCCCCAACGATTCGTAGTTGATGAAGGAGCTTCCAATGCCCAGCCAGTTGGAGATGCAAACAATAATGATGATAAGAAAACTTACAATAACATGTTATTAACCTACGTCAGGGTTAAGAGGCAAATCAAGAAGTCATCGTACTTATCGTCGCCCTTCATGGAATTGTCAGAGACGCCCCCTGTATTAGTTAGCCATCAACTTGGATCATGTAATGGCACATTTCAACCACTTCAAATAGCAAAGTCACCGAAGCTAACTAAAGCTTTGAAGGAGCAAATTAAAACAATGAAAGACACTCGTCAATGCCTAATGGCCGCCTACGATAAGAAATGGTTTAATGATTTGCTCTTGCCTAGGTCATGGCTTGGATCTTCT GTATCCTCATTTAGTGGCACAAGACATTGCTATAATGGGTGGTTATTTTAG
- the LOC140805989 gene encoding uncharacterized protein isoform X3 codes for MARQSCKTTSDELWMIVNQRPLRFSKMEYALITGLDCSEDFPEVGETMQFRDRHFCGNENVYIEEVATKLMEMRKTPERTINLEKLKLACLYFGAAVLWPVRQKTVPQVDNMLLSLVEDLDLFNKYPWGTIAYNEVLKSIKRDLTSIKLKKKKKNEKIVEYGAFTLNGFVHPLQILAYECIPGIAKKFAKRRDRYNMILPRMCGWISNDWHVKSSPKYNEVVQASHECLNRMVISVLTPTELELHASYIANGHFSNSDPNLSHVLPLLSERQNVYCYADSSPENVDQPLEEQKSFEDMQSQRVDAHDKQSPPLRQEEDRPHTSTHIDPTAFVGEVPSVPNYFVQLRDYIDEKFTKLQAYVDERFTKIEEKLEEVSVQVKKQEKNPAETSRQPTSTLPEAKRQKMFDIKCVNEEVLPSEGSTSPQNGHSMIQPSKHILHTPQRFVVDEGASNAQPVGDANNNDDKKTYNNMLLTYVRVKRQIKKSSYLSSPFMELSETPPVLVSHQLGSCNGTFQPLQIAKSPKLTKALKEQIKTMKDTRQCLMAAYDKKWFNDLLLPRSWLGSSVTH; via the exons ATGGCTAGACAGTCATGTAAGACTACTAGTGATGAGTTGTGGATGATTGTGAATCAAAGACCGTtgagattttcgaaaatggagTATGCACTTATAACTGGGCTTGATTGTTCAGAAGATTTTCCTGAAGTTGGAGAGACGATGCAATTTCGGGATAGACATTTTTGTGGAAATGAAAATGTATATATTGAGGAGGTGGCGACAAAGCTAATGGAAATGAGAAAAACACCTGAACGCACTATAAATTTGGAAAAATTGAAGTTAGCATGTTTGTACTTTGGTGCTGCTGTTCTGTGGCCAGTTCGACAAAAGACGGTTCCTCAAGTTGACAACATGCTTTTAAGTTTAGTGGaggatttggatttgtttaACAAATATCCTTGGGGTACGATAGCTTATAACGAAGTTCTTAAAAGTATAAAGCGAGATTTAACTTCAATcaaattgaagaaaaagaagaagaacgAAAAGATTGTCGAATATGGAGCGTTTACTTTGAACGGATTTGTTCATCCATTGCAA ATTCTTGCATATGAATGTATTCCTGGCATTGCAAAGAAGTTTGCTAAGCGAAGAGATAGATATAACATGATACTTCCGCGTATGTGTGGATGGATTTCAAATGATTGGCATGTGAAATCATCTCCAAAGTACAATGAAGTTGTTCAAGCATCACATGAGTGTTTAAATAGG ATGGTTATTAGCGTGTTGACACCTACAGAGTTGGAACTACATGCCTCATACATCGCAAATGGTCACTTTTCTAATTCAGATCCTAATTTATCGCATGTTCTGCCATTGTTGTCGGAGAGACAAAATGTATACTGCTATGCAGATAGCAGTCCCGAAAACGTTGATCAACCCTTAGAAGAGCAAAAATCTTTTGAAGATATGCAAAGCCAGAGAGTAGATGCACATGACAAACAATCACCTCCACTTCGTCAAGAAGAAGATCGACCACACACCTCCACACATATTGATCCGACTGCTTTTGTTGGAGAGGTTCCCAGTGTTCCAAATTATTTTGTCCAACTTCGAGATTATATAGATGAGAAGTTTACAAAATTGCAAGCATACGTGGATGAAAGATTTACTAAGATTGAGGAGAAGCTTGAAGAGGTATCTGTCCAGGTAAAAAAACAGGAAAAAAATCCAGCAGAGACATCACGTCAACCAACTAGTACACTTCCGGAAGCAAAGAGACAAAAGATGTTTGATATCAAATGTGTTAATGAAGAAGTCTTGCCATCAGAAG GTTCTACATCTCCTCAAAATGGACACTCCATGATCCAACCAAGCAAACATATATTGCACACTCCCCAACGATTCGTAGTTGATGAAGGAGCTTCCAATGCCCAGCCAGTTGGAGATGCAAACAATAATGATGATAAGAAAACTTACAATAACATGTTATTAACCTACGTCAGGGTTAAGAGGCAAATCAAGAAGTCATCGTACTTATCGTCGCCCTTCATGGAATTGTCAGAGACGCCCCCTGTATTAGTTAGCCATCAACTTGGATCATGTAATGGCACATTTCAACCACTTCAAATAGCAAAGTCACCGAAGCTAACTAAAGCTTTGAAGGAGCAAATTAAAACAATGAAAGACACTCGTCAATGCCTAATGGCCGCCTACGATAAGAAATGGTTTAATGATTTGCTCTTGCCTAGGTCATGGCTTGGATCTTCTGTGA CACATTAA
- the LOC140805624 gene encoding uncharacterized protein, whose translation MSWTWFLQKLHELIPDDPDLVIISDRHAAIISSVAVVYKHSHHLHCTWHLSQNIGTHCGKKGGGVELFMQTAYACKISDFNMLYEKLKNQYPSVATYLEKSSSPNKWSRAFCRGNRYDIMTTNGAESINSRLSEERELPIIALLNAIQNMVSVWFNKHRTAAELASCRTKLTPSIELILRTRFTQSQCLKVTQLNYSEYHVVGDDTDEIVDFSTYSCSCCVFQCDKIPCKHALAACHLANLGIYELCSPYYLVHMWRQAYSGTIYPVPHSRDWKIPDYISNLEMLPPNFKPKRGRPNKRRRPSIGEFGRQRKKKCSLCNDVGHYKTKCTRKTT comes from the coding sequence ATGTCATGGACTTGGTTTTTGCAGAAATTGCATGAACTGATTCCAGATGATCCTGATTTGGTAATTATCTCTGACAGACATGCTGCCATTATCAGCTCAGTGGCCGTTGTTTACAAGCACTCACATCATCTACATTGCACATGGCACCTTTCGCAAAATATCGGTACCCATTGTGGTAAAAAGGGTGGTGGGGTTGAGTTGTTCATGCAAACTGCATATGCTTGCAAAATATCCGACTTTAACATGTTGTATGAGAAGTTGAAAAATCAATACCCAAGTGTGGCTACATATCTTGAGAAAAGCAGTTCACCAAATAAATGGTCTAGAGCTTTCTGCCGAGGTAACCGATATGATATTATGACAACTAATGGGGCTGAGTCGATAAATTCTAGATTGTCTGAGGAAAGAGAGTTACCAATCATAGCACTGTTGAATGCAATTCAAAATATGGTTTCAGTTTGGTTCAACAAACACCGCACTGCAGCAGAGTTAGCTTCATGCAGAACGAAGTTGACTCCAtctatagagttgattttgcgAACTAGGTTTACTCAATCACAGTGTCTAAAGGTAACTCAGTTGAATTATTCTGAATATCATGTAGTAGGTGATGATACAGATGAAATAGTTGATTTCTCCACCTACTCCTGCAGTTGTTGTGTGTTTCAATGTGATAAAATTCCATGTAAACACGCATTAGCAGCTTGTCATCTAGCAAATTTGGGTATCTATGAGTTGTGTTCACCTTATTATCTTGTGCATATGTGGCGTCAAGCCTACTCGGGTACCATTTACCCCGTGCCTCATTCAAGAGATTGGAAGATTCCCGATTATATTTCTAATTTGGAAATGCTACCTCCTAACTTCAAGCCAAAACGGGGGCGACCAAATAAACGAAGAAGACCATCTATTGGAGAGTTTGGACGACAACGAAAAAAGAAATGCAGCTTATGCAATGATGTTGGACATTATAAGACGAAATGTACTCGTAAAACTACTTGA